The Lemur catta isolate mLemCat1 chromosome 6, mLemCat1.pri, whole genome shotgun sequence sequence TGACCACCCTCTGCTGCAATTCCCAGGCCTCCCGCAGGGCAGGCCCTTGTGGAGGGAAGGTGAGTTACCTGGGCCCGGTGGTCCCAGAGCTGAATGGAGCCAGGATGGGCACCTCTAGGTCTCTCCTACCTTGGGGGCCTGGGGAGCCTTAGGGGCAGGTGCGTGGCTCTTTTGCTCACTGTCCTGTGGGGCTGGGCTCCTGGCCCCATCCTGGTCCCACTGGGTCTCTGCACGGGGGTGGTGGGAGCCCCACCCTCATTTGGCTGCCCCAGCCCCTTTGACTCGGGGCGGGTCTTACCTAAGCGACCTATTTGGGTTTGGGGGCTCTttcccccgccccagccccaccctgtccTAGGGTACAGGGGTGTCTGCTCAGCCCCAGAACAGCCAGGGTGAGGGGGCCTGAACTGCTGAGCCCCACCCTGGCCACCCacaggggaaggaggcagagtcCCTGTCACAGCACAGAGGCCCCTCGTGACCCCAGGGAACCCCAGCATCTGTCCTGCCACCTCTCCTGTCTCCAGGGcacagggagggagaggctgTGGCCCTGGGGTCGGGCACAGGGAAGGGTAaactgtgcagcagcccagggccAGAGTGGGGCACGTGCAGCCAGCTCAGCCTCTCGCCCCCTTGCCCAGACGAGGCCCTGTGTGTTCAGGACCCTCCTGGCTTCTGCCCCACATCCTCGGGTAGACCCTTCCCTTCTGAAGGGCTTTTCAGCAACTGAGGCTGCCAGCCACGCTGCCTGGCACCTGTGCCCTGAGTGTGCACGATTCTGGGTGTGCAGACCCCGTGCTATATAGACGCGGCTTGTAGACCGGCCTGGGTCCACACGTGTGCATAGGTTTATGTCTGCAGGAGCTCCGAGGGACTGGGCCGGGGCTCAGCTGCTGCTCCGGGGCTGGGCACAGCACCCCAGCTGGGATGGGCAGGGGTGCGGCCAGCCCCCCTCAGCCATAgctgtgggggctgctggggtccACAGGCGCTGAGTCCCGCCGGCCGGCCGGTCCCACAAGCTGCCACAGGCGGTGGCTGAGATTGTGCACCTGGCAGGTCCCCAGCACGCAGCCCACCCGCAGGAGCTGGGCTCGGGGCCTGTGGGAGCCCAGGTGTCTTCGGGGAGCTGAGTGTCGGCCGCCACCATGCCAGAGTGGCTGACCCATCACAGGGGCCAGGCTGGCACTTCTCTGTGGCTGGGGGCCCTGATGAAGCTTCTGGACCACAGGACGGGGTGCAGGGTGCCAGGGCTGCAGGTCTCTGGAGGAGGTCCGGGCTGGGGGCTCCCTGCAGAGAGGGCTGGGATGTCAGCCTGCTGGCTCCGCCTTTCAGACAGCCCCAAGCCCACCCACTGTCCCCTCCACACAGCCTGGGGTCACTGCCAGGGGAAGCCCACCCACTGTCCCCTCCGCACAGCCTGGGGTCACTGCCAGGGGAagcccaccaccccacccccacacagccTGGGGTCACTGCCAGGGGAagcccactcccccacccccacacagccTGGGGTCACTGCCAGGGGAAGCCCAGGTCCCTTCTGAGCTCAGGGCCTGGGTCCCAGCAGCTCAGCCATCTCAGCAGCATGGGTCACATGTCCTACTGCCAGCACCTCCCTGGGCAAAGGGCACCCTGGCCTCGGCGGGTCACCACTCTCAGGGTGGGTCACCAGGACTCAGGGTGGCTGCGCTGGGCCCTTCCCTTGGGGTGGTCAGTGGAGCGCGGGGGACCCTCCAGCGCCGCCTCCCCCAGCAGAACCCAGGGACGCAGGGGCTGCTCCGCCGACAGGTGTGCGGGAAGAGAGGCAGCTCGACCTGCGTCGCCGAAGGTGCGGGGGGTGGGCCCTGATTTGAGAGATAAGCCCGAGCAGCAGGTGGCGGGTCCCCAGCGCGGGGTGCGGGGTTAAGGGAGGGAGACAGTCCGGGTCCCCGCTAGGACACGCCCCGGCTGGTCCGCCCCGCACTCACCGAGGTCTGACCGGCCGCGGGCCCCCGCCCAGGCCGCGGGACAGCGCGCCCGGGAGCTGCAGGCAGAGGAGGCTGATGCACCCGACGGCGACCGTCAGGACCCGGGCCATGGCGGCGACGAgcggcggggcgcgggcggggggcgCGCAGGTGGGGCGGCCTCAGCCTGGAGCCGCCGTCGCACCTTGGGAGCCCGCGTCGGGCCGGGCCAGGCACCTGCGTCCGTCGGTCGCGGGGCTCCCGGGGCGCGGCGGGCGGCGGTCCGAGGTCTGCGGGCGCGTCGCGGAGCAGAGCGGGGTGCGGCGGGCGGTCCGGGGTCCTAGCGGGACGTCGCCTCGGCCACCTGGAGAGCTCGGCGCGCTCTCCCCGCAGAGGCGGAGCAGGACGCACGCACTGGGCGGGGCgcccctccccccggcccccgcccccgcccccctccaccccccacccccactccaccccccgcccccgcccccctccaccccccaccccgcgccGACCCCTGCGGGGCTCCTGGGCGCGCCGGGGGCGCACGGAGGGGCGGCGAGTCGGGGCCACCCCCCGGGGTGCGGCGGGGGCCGGTGCCTGCTGGGACCCCCGGGGGCGACCGGCCTCAGTTTTCGCACCTTCTAGTAGGGACCCCGGCCGGGAGCCGGGGAGCGGGACCTTCCGGGCTGAGGGGCTGGGCCCCAGGAAAGGGGTCGCCCCAGCGCCCGGCGGCGCCCACCCCCGAGGGCGGATCCGGAGGAGCCGAGAGTCTGCGGGCGTTCAGTTCCCTTCAGAGGCAGTTCCCGACCCTGCGAGATTCTCAAGCGGGTTTATTTCTAAATGAATAAAGTCCTTTCCCCTCGTACCAAACAATGACTTGGTTTTTGTAAGACACCCCCTCCCGCACACTGCCACCCTCGCCGGGTCCCTCTCCCGGGTCCTGACCGACCTCTCCCGACGCCGGTGCATGGCGTGAG is a genomic window containing:
- the ADM2 gene encoding protein ADM2, which gives rise to MARVLTVAVGCISLLCLQLPGALSRGLGGGPRPVRPREPPARTSSRDLQPWHPAPRPVVQKLHQGPQPQRSASLAPVMGQPLWHGGGRHSAPRRHLGSHRPRAQLLRVGCVLGTCQVHNLSHRLWQLVGPAGRRDSAPVDPSSPHSYG